In Novosphingobium sp. RL4, the sequence GCGCGCAAGGTGACGGCCGCGAAGCCGGTGATGAACATGACCTTGGTCATCGGTGAAACTTCGGCGCAGCGCTGGGCAAGCTCGATGCCGTCCATCTCCGGCATGACGATGTCGGAGAGCAGCAGATCGAAATGTTCGCTTTCCAGGTGGGGGAGAGCTTCGGTACCGCGATCGACGGCCAGTACGTCGTAGCCGGCGTTTTCCAGCGCACGTGCAAGGTAAGTGCGCATGGCCTGGTCGTCTTCGGCAAGCAGGATGCGGATCATCGGGTTTCTATCCAGATTTGTTCTGACGCATGGGTGCGACGGTCTATGCTTCGAGCCATAGCGCCTATTCCGTTAAAATTCTCGCCCGGTTTCCCCACTGACCGGGAACGGGACGCTTTGACTTGAGTGGTCGAAAAGGCCAGTTTCCGAACATGGCAAAACCTTCGGGCGAGAATGATTCGCAACAACGGGTCGGGGGCTGGATACCGGGCTTGCCGGAGATTCCGGCCTATGTGATCGATGGATCGGAGCCTTCCGCGATCCCCGTGCTGATCGCGGTTCCTCATGCGGGCCGGGCCTATCCGGCGTCGCTCCTGCGTGAGATGCGTCAGCCTGAAATTGCCGCAGTCCGGCTTGAAGATCGCTATGTCGATCGAATCGCGAGAAGCGTTGCACGGTCAACGGGGGCGGGGCTGCTCGTCGCTCAGGCTCCGCGCGCCATGATTGATCTCAACCGGGCGCCAGACGATGTGGATTGGGAAATGGTCCCGCGCGGTTCGCGGCCGGAAGGTGCGAGCCTCTTGCCGAGTCGCCGGGCGCGCAGCGGGCTGGGACTCGTCCCGCGCCGCCTTCCCGGTCTGGGGGAGATCTGGCGCGGGAGGCTTGAGCGCGCTGCGCTCGTCGATCGGCTGGAGGGGGTTCACCGGCCTTACCATTCCGCCTTGTCGCAGGCGCTGACGGCTCTGCGCGACCGCTGGGGTGCGGCCTTGCTGCTCGATTTCCATTCGATGCCGCCGCTGCCCGTGCGGCTGGGAAGCGAGCCGGCCCGTTTCGTTATCGGAGACCGCTTCGGTGCCGCCTGTCACGGCAGTCTGGTCGCTTCGGCATTTTCGTGGTTTTCAGCGCAGGGGCAGGAGGCAACTCATAACCGGCCCTATGCGGGCGGATATGTCCTCGACCGTCATGGCGCGCCGTCCGAGGGTGTCCATGCGATGCAGATCGAGATCGACCGGAGCAGCTATCTCGATTCGCGGCTGCTCGAGCCGGGTGACGGGATGAATGCGGTGACCGAACTGCTGGAAGGACTGGTGCGCCGCCTGGCGGCCTCGGTCTGCGATCTGGTGCAGGATTCGGGCGGCAAGGGCTGGGCGCAGGCCGCGGAATAGCGCAGGTTTTGCGGCAGGTCGCCCGCAGCTAAGTTCGATTGTCGGATAAAGTCCGGCGCTTTGCTCAGGACATTAAAAAACCACCTCGCGCAATGCGCGAGGTGGCCAAGGTTCAGGGAGGAGGTGCACGATGTGCACCAACCCGACCGGGCCATGAGGGTAGCGCCGATCAGGTAGCCCTAACATAGCAAGCCTGATCGCACATTCAACCCCTAGAATGGGGCATGCAACATACCTTTTGCAAGTGCGCGTTGGGATGGTGCTGCATAATGGGGCGGGGGTGTGACAAAATTGTCATAAACCCCGCCCCGAAAGTTCACGAAATCAGAGTGTCAGGCGGCGGGGAGGATCTGCGGACCCTTGCCCTGGGAAACCTGACGACCGAAAATGTCCCGCACCAGATCGAGCGAGAAGAGGTGTGCGTAAATCAGCGGCAGCATGCCGTTCTGGTTCCACTGGCGCAGCACGTCGCCGCGCATTTCACGCAGCTTGTTTTCGTCGACCATCTGGAAGCCGCGATAGGTGAAGGGCTGGCCGGTGCCGATGTCGATGTTCAGCTCGCCGTCCATCAGCAGGTTGTGCTTCGTCAGCTCCGCCATGAAATTGGCGGTCTTGGTGCCGGCGATCTCGAAGTTCTCGCAGAACTTGAGCATGTTCTTGGTCGCTTCGGTCGGCTCGGCCTCGTTGAAGAGGGCTTCACCGTCCTCGCCTTCACCGACGAGATCGCTGGTGGGGTCGACGCAGAGCGAGAGTTCTTCGGCATCCGGGCGCAGACGGGCCAGCATGAACGGATAGCGGCGTGCGTAAGCGGGGATGTAGACCGGCGTATTCACGGTGCCGTCTTCGTCGACGTAGACGTTCACGCCTTCGTTCATGCCCATCAGGATCAGCGGCACCGGATTTTCGCCAGCGGTGAAGATGATCGGGAAGTGGCGCTGCGCCTGCGGGAATTCCTCGACGGTCAGCGGGATCGAGTTCACGCCGACCAGCCAGGTGGCCTTGTCGGTGGAACGCGTCTTCCAGGTGGCGTGCTGCTGCGAGTTGAGCGGCACGAGGTCCTTGTAGAACAGGGGCAGGGCAGGATTCTGCGGCGCGGTGGCCATTGCGTTACTCTCCGCAAGACTGGGAAATTTCGAAGGCGACGCTTTAGGGGCTGCATGGGGCGGGCGCAAGCGCGCAGCCCGCCGAAACGGGGATATTGGGCGAGTCGTGGGTCCTCGCCCGATTGATCCCGGTAAGTGCCACTGCCGAAGCGCAGGCGCGCTTGTCGTTCGGGGTCAGATCAGCTTGCCGGGATTGAGGATTCCGGCGGGATCAAGGGCATGCTTCACCGCGCGCAGCATGGACAGCGCGGCAGGGTCTCCGAGGCGGGCCAGTTCGTCGCGCTTGAGCTGGCCGATGCCGTGCTCGGCCGAGATCGAGCCGCCCCATTCGGTGACGAGATCATGGATGTAGCGGCTGATCGTCTTGCCCTGGTCGGCTTGCCAGGCGGGGCCGTCGGTCACATCCGGCGCGATCACATGGTAATGGACGTTGCCATCGCCAAGGTGGCCGAAAGCGATGGCTTCCGTGCCGGGCCACCTGGCCTCGATCATCGGGGCGGTGGTTTCCACGAAGTCCGGCATTTTCTCGACGGGAACGGAGATATCGTGCTGCACCGCCGGACCGCGAGCGCGCTCGGCCGGGGAAATCGATTCGCGCAGCAGCCACATGGCCTCGGCCTGGGACTCGTTGCTGGACATGGCTGCGTCTTCCAGAAGCTCGGCTTCGAATGCGTCCGCCATCATCGATTCGCAGCGATCGCGCAGCGTCGCGGCAGCGTTGCGATCCGCCACGACCTCGATCAGGACATGCCATGCGTGGCGATCCGAAAGCGGTACGCGGCTGTCGGGCAGATAATCGAGCACGGCGTCGAGGCAGGCTTGCGGCAGAACCTCGAAGCCTTCCAGTGCCTCTCCCGCAGAGCGCTCGCAGTGGAGCAGGAGCTTGCGCGCCGCACCGAGCGAGGGCACGCCGGCCCAGATCACGACGCGTTCGGCAATGGCGGGCAGCAGGCGCAGCGTTGCCGCGGTCACGATGCCCATCGTTCCTTCGGAGCCGATCAGCAATTGCTTGAGATCGAACCCGCGATTGTCCTTCTTGAGCGGCGTAAGCATCGAGAAGACCTGGCCGTCGGCCAGTACGGCTTCGAGGCCCAGCACAAGCGCGCGCATCGATCCGTGCCGCAGAACCTGCGTGCCGCCGGCGTTCGTGGAAATCAGTCCGCCCACCGTGGCCGAGCCCTTGCCGCCGAGCGAGAGGGGGAAGCGCAGGTCCCGCGCTTCGGCCGCTTCATGAAGGGTCTGGAGCACGACACCGGCTTCGCACGTGGCCTGCCGCGCTTCGACGTCCAGCGTGCGAATCGCATTCATCCGGCGCAGCGAAAGAAGCAGGGCAGTTCCGCTGCCGTCAGGCGTTGCCCCTCCGGACATGCCGCTGTTGCCGCCTTGCGGAACGATCGGAACGCCGAACCTGGCGCAGATATTCACAAGCTCGGCCAGTTCCGGGACGTTTGCGGGAGAGGCCATTGCCACGGCGCTCCCGGTATATCGTCCGCGCCAGTCGGTGAGCCAGGGGGCAAGCAGGTCCGCGTCAGTGGTCAGGCCGCGAGGGCCAAGCAGGGCGGTGGCTTCGGCAAGAAAGCTGTCGGTATTCGTCATGAAGGCGATATGGCACAGGCTTCACCGGGTTTCATCCGTGGTCTTGCCTCGCTATCGACATGGAACGTGCATCGTATCGGGTTAAGCGCTGGTTCAAGCTCTTGCTCTAAGGCGACAGCACTGTGCCCGGGGACCAACTCTTTCGATGAATCTCGCCTCCGTCCTGCTCTATCCGTTTGCGCTGCTGCTACCCGTGGTGGGCGCGACGGAGGCTGGCCGCACGGCCCGAAGCGAGCGGGCGGAGACCGGGACCGTCTCCGTGGAACCGGAAGCCGGCAGTTATGCGTGGCCGGATGAGCTGCCCGATTCGCCGGGCGGCTGGCCGTTTTCCGCATCGGCGTTCGATCATGTCGAGCCGGGCGATGCCTGGCAGGTGCGAATCGAGCAGCGCATGACGATTCGCGTCACCCCGCGCGCGCAGATGCCCAGCCCGCCAGACATGTTCGTGGGCATGCCCGGGCGGGATGACGACGGCCCGCGCTTTTCCGAACGCAAGATCGGCAAATGCCTGCCGATGTCCGGCATCGCCGGGGTGCAGCCCGACGGGCAGAGCCGGCTCCTGCTGTTCATGCGCGATCGGCGGGTGATCGGTGCCGAACTGGAAAGGGGTTGCCGGGCAGGGGCTTTCTATTCCGGATTCCTGCTGTCACGGACATCCGATGGCCAGCTCTGCGTCGATCGCGACGAATTGCTTTCCCGCAGCGGCACCACCTGCAAGTTGACGCGCATTCGCCAACTGGTTGCCGTGGGTCGTTGAGCGATT encodes:
- the cpdR gene encoding cell cycle two-component system response regulator CpdR translates to MIRILLAEDDQAMRTYLARALENAGYDVLAVDRGTEALPHLESEHFDLLLSDIVMPEMDGIELAQRCAEVSPMTKVMFITGFAAVTLRASREAPHAKVLSKPFHLRDIVMEVQRVFGLSEHARL
- a CDS encoding N-formylglutamate amidohydrolase, with amino-acid sequence MAKPSGENDSQQRVGGWIPGLPEIPAYVIDGSEPSAIPVLIAVPHAGRAYPASLLREMRQPEIAAVRLEDRYVDRIARSVARSTGAGLLVAQAPRAMIDLNRAPDDVDWEMVPRGSRPEGASLLPSRRARSGLGLVPRRLPGLGEIWRGRLERAALVDRLEGVHRPYHSALSQALTALRDRWGAALLLDFHSMPPLPVRLGSEPARFVIGDRFGAACHGSLVASAFSWFSAQGQEATHNRPYAGGYVLDRHGAPSEGVHAMQIEIDRSSYLDSRLLEPGDGMNAVTELLEGLVRRLAASVCDLVQDSGGKGWAQAAE
- a CDS encoding SapC family protein, with the translated sequence MATAPQNPALPLFYKDLVPLNSQQHATWKTRSTDKATWLVGVNSIPLTVEEFPQAQRHFPIIFTAGENPVPLILMGMNEGVNVYVDEDGTVNTPVYIPAYARRYPFMLARLRPDAEELSLCVDPTSDLVGEGEDGEALFNEAEPTEATKNMLKFCENFEIAGTKTANFMAELTKHNLLMDGELNIDIGTGQPFTYRGFQMVDENKLREMRGDVLRQWNQNGMLPLIYAHLFSLDLVRDIFGRQVSQGKGPQILPAA
- a CDS encoding FAD-binding oxidoreductase, which translates into the protein MTNTDSFLAEATALLGPRGLTTDADLLAPWLTDWRGRYTGSAVAMASPANVPELAELVNICARFGVPIVPQGGNSGMSGGATPDGSGTALLLSLRRMNAIRTLDVEARQATCEAGVVLQTLHEAAEARDLRFPLSLGGKGSATVGGLISTNAGGTQVLRHGSMRALVLGLEAVLADGQVFSMLTPLKKDNRGFDLKQLLIGSEGTMGIVTAATLRLLPAIAERVVIWAGVPSLGAARKLLLHCERSAGEALEGFEVLPQACLDAVLDYLPDSRVPLSDRHAWHVLIEVVADRNAAATLRDRCESMMADAFEAELLEDAAMSSNESQAEAMWLLRESISPAERARGPAVQHDISVPVEKMPDFVETTAPMIEARWPGTEAIAFGHLGDGNVHYHVIAPDVTDGPAWQADQGKTISRYIHDLVTEWGGSISAEHGIGQLKRDELARLGDPAALSMLRAVKHALDPAGILNPGKLI